From Enterococcus wangshanyuanii, the proteins below share one genomic window:
- a CDS encoding NCS2 family permease, giving the protein MIRLKKLTKEGLKREIVAGTTSFFAISYIIMVNTVILSEAGMPKELTIFGTIFISIIGSILMGLIADAPIVLTTGMGVNSFFTYTLVLSLGLSWQEALAVSFCAGVVYLIVAFTKLSKLFAEVVPETLKAGITVGIGFFLVLIGLEKGHLILRGEHTFTQLAPLNDSLTLLTLFSLILTIFLFIKGIQGSFFIGIVVVTAVANLLGLVNPTEHFSLSSLKNVSHIFLQLDFSSMLSKSFLLGVFALAMILIFESMGILKGLMPEADEDMYLRAYRVTGLITLLSSLFGTSPTIAAAESATGIEEGGKTGWTAITSGICFLLALLALPLLSYIPDSALAPAIIITGFLMIQQVKTLNFSDFSDYFPAMLMIVLIPFTMNISDGMAFGFVAYPLTKWIAGKKNELSLPMWLISGLFLVYLIVNILI; this is encoded by the coding sequence ATGATTCGTTTGAAAAAGCTAACAAAAGAAGGGCTCAAACGTGAAATAGTCGCAGGTACAACGTCATTTTTCGCTATTTCTTATATTATCATGGTGAATACGGTCATTCTATCTGAGGCTGGAATGCCGAAAGAACTGACCATATTTGGAACGATTTTTATTTCGATCATCGGGTCCATTTTGATGGGGCTGATAGCAGATGCACCAATCGTTTTGACGACGGGGATGGGGGTAAATTCATTTTTCACCTATACATTAGTGCTTTCTTTAGGTTTGAGCTGGCAAGAGGCATTAGCCGTTAGTTTTTGTGCAGGTGTCGTTTATCTGATTGTGGCTTTTACCAAATTGAGTAAATTATTTGCAGAAGTCGTTCCAGAAACGTTGAAAGCTGGAATAACCGTTGGGATTGGTTTTTTTCTGGTCTTGATTGGGTTGGAGAAAGGGCATTTGATCCTAAGAGGAGAGCATACGTTTACGCAACTGGCTCCGCTAAATGACAGTTTAACGCTGTTGACTTTATTTTCCCTGATATTGACTATTTTTCTTTTTATCAAAGGAATTCAAGGAAGCTTCTTCATTGGGATCGTCGTGGTGACAGCTGTTGCCAATCTCTTAGGCTTGGTAAATCCAACAGAACATTTTTCTTTAAGTAGTTTAAAAAATGTTTCTCATATTTTTCTACAATTAGATTTCAGTTCAATGCTGTCCAAAAGTTTCTTGCTTGGTGTCTTTGCTTTAGCAATGATCCTGATTTTTGAATCGATGGGCATTCTTAAAGGCTTGATGCCGGAAGCGGATGAAGATATGTATTTGCGTGCCTATCGCGTCACAGGCTTGATCACATTACTTTCTAGTCTGTTTGGTACAAGTCCGACCATCGCAGCAGCCGAAAGCGCGACAGGGATCGAAGAAGGCGGAAAAACAGGCTGGACGGCAATCACGAGCGGTATCTGTTTCCTTTTAGCCTTATTAGCTTTACCGTTGCTTTCTTACATTCCAGATTCTGCTTTAGCACCAGCGATCATCATCACAGGCTTTTTAATGATCCAGCAAGTGAAAACACTGAATTTTAGCGATTTTAGCGATTATTTTCCGGCAATGTTGATGATCGTTTTGATTCCATTTACGATGAATATCTCTGATGGAATGGCTTTTGGCTTTGTCGCTTATCCGTTAACAAAATGGATCGCTGGAAAGAAAAACGAACTCTCTTTGCCGATGTGGCTGATTTCTGGGTTATTTTTAGTGTATTTGATCGTGAATATCTTGATTTAA
- a CDS encoding TrkH family potassium uptake protein, which translates to MNRNRFLWLIQRKGRHFSNNFSSIQIIVSYYIIMTIISYVLFSMPFFREKGSHVDFIDMLFMAISTVSVTGLSTFDINSVFNDRGVVLLEVLFQIGGLGIMMISTAFIILSKRKISLRQRQLIMTDMNQPKLSGIVRLIRITFSIILWFQIIFGTFFSIYFYYAGYYKTWSKAIFFGFYQSISAVTNSGFDVTGDSIIPFANDYLFLLLIMFLIFIGGIGFPVLMEVREWVFFKKKKRGLPFRFSLFSKIALLAFIILFVGGTLLIYLLEKDHLFIGMGEIQRWITSMFYSMTTRNAGLQINDLGDFQITTLIVFSLLMFIGCSPSSVGGGIRTTTVAIIGLYLYSFLKSEDKINVFGRRIDEDDVRKSIVVFMLSLTMCFFAVLFLTATEDHPLIAIIVEVASAFGTTGLSLGITSDLTTVGKIMIALLMFIGRIGMLYTLMLFVPKETRDIGYEYPSEKIIIG; encoded by the coding sequence ATGAATCGAAACCGTTTTTTATGGCTGATACAGCGAAAGGGAAGGCATTTTTCCAATAATTTTTCTTCTATTCAAATTATTGTTTCATATTATATTATCATGACAATTATCTCATACGTGCTGTTTTCTATGCCGTTTTTTAGAGAAAAGGGTTCACATGTGGATTTCATCGACATGCTATTTATGGCGATCAGCACAGTTAGTGTAACGGGATTGTCTACATTTGACATCAATTCTGTTTTTAATGACCGTGGTGTGGTTTTATTGGAAGTCCTGTTTCAAATTGGCGGACTTGGAATCATGATGATCTCGACAGCTTTCATTATCTTATCGAAGCGTAAAATCTCATTAAGACAGCGTCAGCTGATCATGACTGATATGAATCAGCCAAAACTGAGCGGGATCGTCCGTTTGATTCGGATCACATTTTCGATTATTTTGTGGTTTCAAATTATTTTTGGTACATTTTTTTCGATTTATTTCTATTATGCCGGCTATTATAAAACCTGGTCGAAAGCGATTTTCTTTGGGTTCTATCAATCGATTTCCGCTGTGACAAACTCAGGGTTTGATGTGACAGGCGATTCGATCATTCCGTTTGCGAACGATTATTTGTTTTTACTTCTCATTATGTTTTTGATTTTCATCGGTGGGATCGGTTTTCCTGTATTGATGGAGGTTCGAGAGTGGGTGTTTTTTAAAAAGAAAAAACGAGGACTGCCTTTTCGTTTTTCCCTTTTTAGCAAGATCGCTTTACTAGCCTTTATCATTTTATTTGTTGGCGGAACACTTCTGATTTATTTGTTAGAAAAGGATCACTTATTTATCGGTATGGGGGAAATCCAGCGGTGGATCACCTCGATGTTTTATTCTATGACCACTAGAAATGCCGGATTACAGATCAACGATTTGGGGGATTTTCAGATAACGACACTGATTGTTTTTTCTTTGTTGATGTTTATTGGCTGTAGTCCTAGCTCCGTTGGCGGTGGAATCCGTACCACAACTGTTGCGATCATCGGCTTGTACTTGTATTCTTTCTTGAAAAGTGAAGATAAAATCAATGTGTTTGGACGTAGGATCGACGAAGATGATGTAAGAAAATCGATCGTTGTTTTTATGCTTTCTTTGACGATGTGCTTTTTCGCTGTTCTATTTTTGACTGCGACAGAAGATCATCCGTTGATTGCCATCATTGTTGAAGTGGCTTCAGCCTTTGGAACGACAGGCTTATCTTTAGGCATTACTTCTGATTTAACGACCGTCGGAAAAATTATGATCGCCTTGCTGATGTTTATTGGGCGTATCGGTATGTTGTATACCTTGATGCTGTTCGTTCCAAAAGAAACACGCGATATTGGCTATGAATACCCCTCTGAAAAAATTATTATTGGTTAA